One window of the Methylocystis parvus OBBP genome contains the following:
- the trmD gene encoding tRNA (guanosine(37)-N1)-methyltransferase TrmD yields MWRATILTLFPEMFPGPLGLSLAGDARARGVWRIETKQIREHGLGRHRAVDDTPAGGGPGMVMRADVLAAAIDAAAPAGDPRPKLLMSPRGRPLTQSRVRELALGPGAIILCARFEGVDERIIDARGLEEVSIGDYILSGGEIAALALMDACVRLLPGVMGEGLSGEVESFEGGLLEYPQYTRPRDFEGRAIPDILLSGDHARIAKWRRERAVALTRARRPDLLARDDN; encoded by the coding sequence ATGTGGCGCGCGACAATCCTCACCCTTTTTCCCGAAATGTTCCCCGGCCCGCTCGGGCTCTCGCTCGCGGGCGACGCGCGGGCGCGCGGCGTCTGGCGGATCGAGACGAAGCAGATCCGCGAGCACGGGCTCGGGCGCCATCGCGCGGTGGACGACACGCCGGCCGGCGGCGGCCCCGGCATGGTGATGCGCGCCGATGTGCTCGCGGCGGCGATCGACGCGGCGGCCCCGGCCGGCGACCCGCGGCCGAAGCTCCTTATGAGCCCGCGCGGGCGGCCGCTGACTCAGAGCCGCGTGCGCGAACTTGCTCTTGGACCCGGCGCGATCATCCTTTGCGCGCGCTTCGAGGGCGTCGACGAGCGCATCATCGACGCGCGCGGCTTGGAGGAAGTGTCGATTGGCGACTACATTCTCTCCGGCGGCGAGATCGCGGCGCTCGCGCTCATGGACGCCTGCGTTCGCCTGCTGCCCGGCGTGATGGGCGAGGGGCTGTCCGGCGAGGTGGAAAGCTTCGAAGGCGGCCTGCTCGAATATCCGCAATATACGCGCCCTCGCGATTTCGAGGGCCGCGCCATTCCCGACATTCTGCTCTCCGGCGACCACGCCAGGATTGCGAAGTGGCGGCGCGAGCGGGCGGTGGCGCTGACGCGGGCGAGACGGCCGGACCTTCTCGCCCGCGACGACAATTAA
- the rimM gene encoding ribosome maturation factor RimM (Essential for efficient processing of 16S rRNA) produces the protein MAVKNLVLLGRFGAPHGVRGEIRLQSFTGDPLAIASYGPLTDKSGKTSVKLLAVRPQGKDMLVARVEGVSDRGGAERLTGAELYIARDKLPPPEDEDEFYLADLVGLRAETREGARIGTVVAVRNFGAGDILEISPAQGGETLMFPFTRSVAPVVSVSEGVVIIEPPDETEVEEE, from the coding sequence GGCGTGCGCGGCGAAATTCGCCTGCAGAGCTTCACCGGCGATCCGCTGGCGATCGCGTCATATGGCCCGCTCACCGACAAGAGCGGAAAGACATCCGTCAAGCTCCTCGCCGTCCGCCCGCAGGGCAAGGACATGCTCGTCGCGCGCGTCGAAGGCGTCTCCGATCGCGGCGGCGCCGAGCGCTTGACCGGCGCTGAGCTCTATATCGCGCGCGACAAGCTGCCCCCTCCCGAGGACGAAGACGAATTCTACCTCGCCGATCTCGTCGGGCTGCGGGCCGAGACGCGGGAAGGCGCGCGGATTGGAACCGTCGTCGCGGTGCGCAATTTCGGCGCGGGCGACATTCTCGAGATTTCCCCGGCGCAGGGCGGCGAGACGCTGATGTTTCCCTTCACCAGATCCGTCGCGCCCGTGGTGAGCGTTTCCGAGGGCGTGGTGATCATTGAGCCGCCGGACGAAACCGAAGTCGAAGAGGAATAG
- a CDS encoding cytochrome P450 has product MFHDPDFQPFEPRAEPSLRAYVRNYLENFPPEAYREGVAGFKRLNRPETLFLTDPDLIEEVLTTRAEFFPRDRITPQALSNVVDPQGLFLAKGAHWRWQRRAAAPAFRHENLLALTPIFFDCAERQAQSWRRAGTARIDVAQAMMGVAFDVILRAVIGDAEAVDRDRFLAAETDAFSGFSWQFLLAALGLPKFVPHPGFLKMHLATRYLRRETARLIAARGGADKGGDILSLLIKARDPETGRAMNDRELLANLFTFISAGHETAATALAWTLWLVAKDQATQERLRAEIREVAGDGPIGRDEIEGLVFTRRVLQESMRLFSPVGAISRQPRDATILGGRPVEKGAQVVIAIWALHRNEKLWPDPLGFDPERFAPDAAKARHRYAYLPFGGGPRICIGMSFAMLEMTTVLATLVRACVFKTVEGFKPDLQPNISNRPRRGLPLIVSPA; this is encoded by the coding sequence ATGTTTCACGATCCTGATTTTCAGCCCTTCGAGCCGCGCGCTGAGCCCTCACTTCGGGCCTATGTCCGAAATTATCTCGAAAATTTCCCGCCCGAGGCCTATCGCGAAGGCGTCGCCGGCTTCAAAAGGCTGAACCGGCCGGAGACGCTTTTCCTCACCGATCCGGACCTGATCGAAGAGGTGCTGACGACGCGCGCGGAGTTTTTTCCGCGCGACCGCATCACCCCGCAGGCGCTTTCCAATGTCGTCGATCCGCAGGGGCTGTTTCTGGCCAAGGGCGCGCATTGGCGCTGGCAGCGGCGCGCCGCGGCGCCCGCCTTCCGGCATGAGAACCTTCTCGCTTTGACGCCGATCTTCTTCGATTGCGCCGAGCGTCAGGCGCAATCGTGGCGACGTGCGGGAACCGCGCGAATCGACGTCGCCCAGGCGATGATGGGCGTCGCTTTCGACGTGATCCTGCGCGCGGTGATCGGCGACGCCGAGGCGGTGGACCGCGACAGATTTCTGGCCGCCGAGACGGACGCCTTTTCGGGCTTTTCCTGGCAATTCCTGCTCGCGGCCTTGGGCCTGCCGAAATTCGTTCCGCATCCCGGCTTCCTGAAAATGCATCTCGCGACGCGCTATCTGCGGCGCGAGACCGCGCGGCTCATCGCGGCGCGCGGGGGCGCGGACAAAGGCGGCGACATTCTCTCGCTCCTCATCAAGGCGCGCGATCCGGAGACCGGCCGGGCCATGAACGATAGGGAGCTGCTCGCCAATCTCTTCACCTTCATTTCGGCCGGCCACGAGACGGCGGCGACCGCGCTGGCCTGGACGCTCTGGCTCGTCGCCAAGGATCAGGCGACGCAGGAGCGGTTGCGCGCGGAGATCCGAGAAGTCGCGGGCGACGGCCCGATCGGCCGGGACGAAATCGAGGGTCTTGTTTTCACCAGGCGGGTTTTGCAGGAATCGATGCGACTCTTCTCGCCCGTCGGCGCCATTTCGCGCCAGCCGCGCGACGCGACGATTCTGGGCGGACGCCCGGTCGAAAAAGGCGCGCAGGTCGTCATCGCCATCTGGGCGCTGCATCGGAACGAGAAGCTCTGGCCCGATCCTCTGGGCTTTGATCCCGAGCGTTTCGCGCCCGACGCGGCGAAGGCGCGCCATCGCTACGCCTATCTGCCTTTCGGCGGCGGGCCGCGCATCTGCATCGGCATGAGCTTCGCGATGCTGGAGATGACGACGGTGCTGGCGACGCTCGTGCGGGCTTGCGTCTTCAAGACCGTGGAGGGCTTCAAGCCCGATCTGCAGCCCAATATCTCCAACCGGCCGCGACGCGGGCTGCCGCTCATCGTCTCGCCCGCGTGA
- a CDS encoding acyl-CoA dehydrogenase family protein — translation MTAAVALKLEPASWLSDAKEALAAVEALYNEGLASVRARVAKDGKLSNELIEADQHAAHGLSWFATYVQGLKELIHYAERLQGEGAYGETEELLNQIGYAELLAQVYGGIPMSQGEFVRLSDFGLTAQQVAAHRPASVDRLILSGNTPANRARLAELIDHHSAAETIGASGLDETLEAIRSEMRKFAADNVLPFAQEWHAKNEYIPLDVIGGLAELGVFGLTIPEEYGGSGMGKIAMCVVSEELSRAYIGVGSLGTRSEIAGELILVGGTEEQKNKYLPRIASGEILPTAVFTEPNNGSDLAGLRTRAVREGDVYKVTGAKTWITHPVRADVMTLLTRTNPNEKGYKGLSMFIAEKPRGTDENPFPAKGMTGGEIEVLGYRGMKEFEIGFDNFEVPAENLLGGEEGKGFKQLMETFESARIQTAARALGVAQCALDLGLKYAKERIQFGKPLFAFPRVFNKIVSMAVEIHIARQITYFAAREKDEGKRCDLEAGMAKLLGARVAWAAADNALQIHGGNGFALEYPVSRVLCDARILNIFEGAAEIQAQVIARRLLEG, via the coding sequence ATGACAGCAGCCGTCGCGTTGAAACTCGAACCCGCAAGCTGGCTTTCCGACGCCAAGGAGGCGCTCGCCGCCGTCGAGGCGCTCTACAATGAAGGCCTGGCCAGCGTTCGCGCGCGCGTCGCCAAGGACGGCAAGCTGTCCAACGAGCTGATCGAGGCCGACCAGCACGCCGCCCACGGCCTCTCCTGGTTCGCGACCTATGTGCAGGGCCTGAAAGAGCTGATCCATTACGCCGAACGCCTTCAGGGCGAAGGCGCCTATGGCGAGACCGAGGAGCTTCTGAACCAGATCGGCTATGCCGAGCTGCTCGCCCAGGTCTATGGCGGCATTCCGATGAGCCAGGGCGAATTCGTCCGCCTCTCCGATTTCGGCCTCACCGCCCAGCAGGTCGCCGCCCATCGCCCGGCCTCCGTCGACCGCCTCATTCTGTCGGGCAATACGCCGGCGAACCGCGCCCGCCTCGCCGAGCTGATCGACCATCATTCGGCCGCCGAAACGATCGGCGCTTCGGGCCTCGACGAGACGCTGGAGGCGATCCGCAGCGAGATGCGCAAATTCGCGGCCGACAATGTCCTGCCCTTCGCGCAGGAATGGCACGCCAAGAACGAATATATTCCGCTCGACGTGATCGGCGGTCTCGCGGAACTGGGCGTCTTCGGCCTCACGATCCCCGAGGAATATGGCGGCTCCGGCATGGGCAAGATCGCCATGTGCGTCGTCTCCGAGGAGCTGTCGCGCGCCTATATCGGCGTCGGCTCGCTCGGCACCCGCTCCGAAATCGCGGGCGAGCTGATCCTCGTCGGCGGCACGGAGGAGCAGAAGAACAAATACCTGCCGAGGATCGCCTCCGGCGAAATCCTTCCCACGGCGGTCTTCACCGAGCCGAATAACGGCTCGGACCTCGCGGGCCTGCGCACCCGCGCCGTGCGCGAGGGCGACGTCTACAAGGTCACGGGCGCCAAGACCTGGATCACCCATCCGGTCCGCGCCGACGTCATGACCCTGCTGACCCGCACCAACCCGAACGAGAAGGGCTATAAGGGTCTCTCCATGTTCATCGCCGAGAAGCCGCGCGGCACGGATGAAAATCCTTTCCCGGCCAAGGGCATGACCGGCGGCGAGATCGAGGTGCTCGGCTATCGCGGCATGAAGGAGTTCGAGATCGGCTTCGACAATTTCGAGGTGCCGGCCGAAAATCTCCTCGGCGGCGAGGAGGGCAAGGGCTTCAAGCAGCTCATGGAGACCTTCGAATCGGCCCGCATCCAGACGGCGGCGCGCGCCCTCGGCGTCGCCCAATGCGCCCTCGACCTTGGCCTGAAATACGCCAAGGAGCGCATCCAGTTCGGCAAGCCCTTGTTCGCTTTCCCGCGCGTCTTCAACAAGATCGTGTCCATGGCGGTGGAGATCCACATCGCCCGCCAGATCACCTATTTCGCCGCGCGCGAGAAGGATGAAGGCAAGCGCTGCGATCTCGAGGCCGGCATGGCGAAGCTGCTCGGCGCCCGCGTCGCCTGGGCGGCGGCGGACAACGCCCTGCAGATTCACGGCGGCAACGGCTTCGCGCTGGAATATCCGGTCTCCCGCGTCCTCTGCGACGCCCGCATCCTCAACATTTTCGAGGGCGCGGCGGAGATTCAGGCGCAGGTCATCGCGAGAAGGCTGCTGGAGGGATAA
- a CDS encoding host attachment protein, whose translation MTVAVHNGAWVLIGDGRRALFFSNHGDAELLDLRVVETRVDENPPTREQGSDAPGRAFPAAGAQARSAMGNVDWHELEEERFARAMADRINAAAESGEMKEIVIVAPPKTLGEIRKDLSVKAQGKVAGELHKDLTKHPVPEIEKALALKPVG comes from the coding sequence ATGACAGTCGCGGTTCACAATGGCGCGTGGGTTCTCATCGGCGATGGCCGGCGCGCGCTGTTCTTCTCCAATCATGGCGACGCTGAACTTCTCGACCTGAGAGTCGTCGAGACGCGCGTCGACGAAAACCCCCCGACCCGCGAACAGGGCTCCGACGCGCCCGGCCGCGCTTTCCCCGCCGCCGGCGCACAGGCGCGCAGCGCCATGGGCAATGTCGACTGGCACGAGCTGGAGGAGGAGCGCTTCGCCCGCGCCATGGCCGACCGCATCAACGCGGCCGCCGAGAGCGGCGAGATGAAGGAAATCGTCATCGTCGCCCCGCCGAAGACGCTCGGCGAAATCCGCAAGGACCTCTCCGTGAAGGCGCAAGGCAAGGTCGCGGGCGAGCTGCACAAGGATCTGACGAAACACCCGGTGCCGGAGATCGAAAAGGCGCTGGCGCTGAAGCCGGTCGGTTAA
- a CDS encoding phosphatase PAP2 family protein — MMALTEFFWSVTRFGGAHAIIPGCVGVFVGLWRLDEKTCARDFVFATILCFACILAAKVTLLTGFDFSPSGHTAMSTFFYAAVGYLAAALRPSLFSVLLALGLWLVILLIAVSRFTVAGHTRLETLAGFLVGLAAFEFFRRRMRPRPAAPADLLSAALLALIVAIIVNRLMSLGFVDEDDIRAFAQWLRWEIAG, encoded by the coding sequence ATGATGGCCCTTACCGAATTTTTCTGGAGCGTCACCCGCTTTGGCGGCGCCCACGCCATCATTCCCGGATGCGTCGGCGTTTTCGTCGGCCTTTGGCGGCTCGACGAAAAGACATGCGCGCGGGACTTCGTCTTCGCGACAATCCTCTGCTTCGCATGCATCCTGGCCGCGAAAGTCACGTTATTGACGGGCTTCGATTTCAGCCCCAGCGGTCATACCGCCATGTCGACTTTCTTCTACGCCGCCGTCGGCTATCTTGCGGCGGCGCTGCGTCCGTCGCTCTTTTCCGTCCTTCTCGCGCTCGGCCTGTGGCTCGTCATTCTCCTCATCGCCGTCAGTCGCTTCACGGTCGCCGGGCATACGCGCCTCGAGACGCTGGCGGGCTTCCTTGTCGGGCTCGCCGCCTTCGAATTCTTTCGCCGCCGGATGCGGCCCCGGCCGGCTGCGCCTGCGGACCTTCTTTCCGCGGCGCTCCTCGCGCTGATCGTGGCGATCATCGTGAACCGCCTGATGTCCCTCGGCTTCGTCGACGAAGACGATATCCGCGCTTTCGCGCAATGGCTGCGCTGGGAAATCGCCGGCTGA